A single Leguminivora glycinivorella isolate SPB_JAAS2020 chromosome 25, LegGlyc_1.1, whole genome shotgun sequence DNA region contains:
- the LOC125239194 gene encoding transcriptional repressor CTCF-like, translated as MGVSTSESDCDDENNVILRFDQIKLLQNLTMLSEAKTATESVALLLESISMEHVNKKNTKTKKRPSNETIKHEEKIKIRLNETTEDEGKSKTRPKETIKNEDKNKNRPNQSIKNDGNTKSHQNEAIKTEDKTKKRPCNEIVTNEDRPKRTRKSHENQNENKWKCNICYETFHNKSNLYRHLKNVKLHPKRYCAEKIGSITRFRCGFCGQTYSNRGNVNRHLNSHHSRNITFESESDSDDDQVSSDTSVKDSDDKEEETEEKLLNVDIKMCVFVCEQCEVATPEIDRAVEHAQFHELPGYRPIPQTCQICKYTFEAQDVTEHSKIHDRANAFIRYEPFKLLNNEWSDIFQGLEDTLVNTIKSSTIYEHTRKVKMNTDDTDDSSSKPHLYQCGTCEMFVRPVEVKDHCDKEKDCLENQSGFHICDDCERFFVSDEALSEHVLEEKENVTFKTVTFNCEQDLPINRALRKLQNNLQQENVSNTGEEAARKTRQSTQNEKEIVILDNRPITQFCQECNKFLSVSDITAHEATHRHKNNKNEAEENMSTEQDFSDNINEKGNIPGNNSNKVESIGHIMDHINQITSILKDKEDIIDNNTMRIENVRSILNTDSADQCKIGLDDGFRTIGNALRHDLGENFKKCFNNDADIASKDSTANNMKIPDNNKGLGGSSSGQNNIEDDIADDKSQLQHIIEAMHIKLSNTNEVIEISDEEHEVNSNLIEVKVKEEMVEIEDDKSQIQHIIAAVEKELNNVRGSVDLTDDPEKTAVTNVNESKDENDREISQRNLERIIEVKLKNKELMSNPE; from the coding sequence ATGGGGGTTTCAACGTCTGAATCTGACTGTGATGACGAAAACAACGTTATCCTTCGCTTCGACCAAATTAAATTGCTTCAAAATCTAACAATGTTGTCTGAAGCGAAGACGGCCACAGAATCTGTTGCACTTTTGCTTGAAAGCATCTCTATGGAGCATGTTAATAAAAAGAATACTAAAACTAAGAAACGCCCTTCTAATGAAACAATAAAACATGAAGAGAAAATTAAGATTCGTCTGAATGAAACAACAGAAGATGAAGGCAAAAGTAAGACTCGTCCGAAGGAAACGATAAAGAatgaagataaaaataaaaatcgtccaAATCAATCAATAAAAAATGATGGCAATACTAAGAGTCATCAGAATGAAGCAATCAAAACTGAAGACAAAACTAAGAAACGTCCATGTAATGAAATAGTAACTAATGAGGATAGGCCAAAGAGAACTCGGAAATCTCATGAGAATCAAAACGAAAACAAATGGAAGTGCAATATTTGCTATGAGACATTTCATAATAAATCCAATTTATATAGACACCTCAAAAACGTTAAGTTACATCCAAAGAGATACTGCGCCGAAAAAATTGGCTCAATCACAAGATTTCGCTGTGGGTTTTGCGGGCAAACATATAGCAACAGAGGGAACGTGAATAGACACCTTAATTCGCATCATTCTAGAAATATAACGTTTGAAAGTGAAAGCGATTCTGATGATGACCAAGTAAGCTCAGATACTTCTGTCAAAGACAGTGATGATAAGGAAGAAGAGACAGAAGAAAAGCTGTTAAATGTTGATATAAAAATGTGCGTATTTGTGTGTGAGCAATGCGAAGTAGCTACACCCGAAATCGACCGTGCAGTGGAGCATGCACAGTTTCACGAACTTCCCGGCTACAGGCCGATTCCTCAGACTTGTCAAATATGTAAATACACATTCGAAGCTCAAGATGTCACAGAACACTCTAAAATTCACGATCGCGCCAACGCGTTCATACGATACGAACCTTTCAAGTTGCTGAACAACGAATGGTCTGATATATTCCAAGGTTTAGAAGACACTCTTGTCAACACGATAAAATCGTCGACTATATACGAACATACTAGGAAAGTTAAAATGAACACGGATGATACTGATGATTCGTCGTCAAAACCTCACCTCTATCAATGTGGCACGTGTGAAATGTTCGTTCGCCCGGTGGAAGTAAAAGATCATTGCGACAAGGAAAAAGATTGTCTTGAAAATCAGTCCGGGTTTCATATTTGCGATGATTGTGAGAGATTTTTTGTATCAGATGAGGCATTATCAGAACATGTTTTAGAAGAAAAAGAGAATGTAACATTTAAAACAGTCACTTTCAACTGTGAACAGGATCTACCGATCAATAGAGCTTTGAGAAAACTTCAAAACAATTTGCAGCAAGAAAATGTTTCAAACACTGGCGAAGAAGCAGCAAGAAAAACTCGGCAGAGTACACAAAATGaaaaagaaatagttattttagATAATCGCCCAATAACACAGTTTTGTCAAGAATGTAATAAGTTCCTCTCAGTTTCGGATATCACAGCTCATGAAGCTACACACAGACATaagaataataaaaatgaaGCCGAAGAAAATATGTCAACAGAACAAGACTTTTCAGACAATATTAATGAGAAAGGAAATATTCCTGGTAATAACTCTAATAAAGTAGAAAGCATAGGACATATAATGGATCATATTAATCAAATAACAAGTATACTGAAAGATAAAGAAGACATAATCGATAACAATACTATGCGCATTGAAAATGTCAGGTCAATATTAAATACTGATTCAGCAGATCAGTGTAAAATTGGACTTGATGATGGTTTTAGAACGATCGGAAATGCATTGAGACACGACTTGGgcgaaaatttcaaaaaatgtttcaataATGATGCTGACATTGCAAGTAAAGATTCAACCGCAAACAATATGAAAATACCTGATAATAATAAAGGTCTGGGCGGTAGTTCGTCAGGTCAGAATAACATAGAAGATGATATTGCTGATGATAAGAGTCAACTCCAACATATTATTGAGGCTATGCATATTAAACTATCAAATACTAATGAAGTTATAGAAATATCTGATGAGGAACATGAAGTTAATTCAAATTTAATTGAGGTTAAAGTAAAAGAAGAAATGGTGGAAATCGAAGATGATAAAAGCCAAATTCAACATATTATTGCAGCGGTTGAAAAAGAACTAAACAATGTTAGGGGGTCTGTAGACTTAACTGATGATCCTGAGAAAACAGCAGTGACAAACGTAAATGAAAGTAAAGATGAGAACGACAGAGAAATAAGTCAGAGAAATCTGGAGCGTATAATCGAAGTGAAGTTAAAAAATAAGGAGTTAATGTCTAACCCCGAATAG